The proteins below are encoded in one region of Buttiauxella gaviniae:
- a CDS encoding TfoX/Sxy family DNA transformation protein: protein MKKRSYARIHQSKECLSSLGEINYRSLFGGYSLTIDNVVFAMVSEGELYLRACEQSEVYFVKKAAESLVYNKRGRAIALNYYHVDEGLWCDREKLLQLSTDALFSARREKSRQKTQQRLKDLPNLTHSLEMMLWEAGIADVRALHAYGAKRSWIKLRNVNKALGVRVLLALEGAICGIHEAALPAATRRELVEWGHLYQRRHTR, encoded by the coding sequence ATGAAAAAGCGGTCATATGCAAGGATTCATCAATCAAAAGAATGTCTATCTTCACTGGGTGAAATTAACTACCGCTCACTGTTTGGCGGGTATAGCTTAACAATTGATAATGTCGTTTTTGCAATGGTTTCTGAGGGGGAACTCTACCTGCGCGCATGCGAACAATCAGAAGTTTACTTTGTCAAAAAAGCGGCAGAATCGCTGGTTTATAACAAACGGGGTCGAGCTATTGCGCTGAATTATTATCATGTCGATGAGGGGTTATGGTGCGATAGAGAAAAGTTATTGCAGCTTTCAACGGATGCTTTGTTTAGCGCCCGGCGTGAAAAGTCTCGCCAGAAAACACAACAACGGCTTAAAGATTTGCCTAATTTAACGCACAGCCTGGAAATGATGCTTTGGGAGGCTGGTATTGCGGATGTGCGCGCCCTTCATGCTTATGGAGCGAAACGTTCATGGATAAAGCTAAGGAATGTGAACAAAGCGCTTGGTGTCAGAGTGCTATTGGCTTTAGAGGGGGCGATTTGCGGTATTCATGAAGCGGCTCTCCCGGCAGCAACACGCCGGGAGTTGGTGGAGTGGGGGCATCTTTACCAGCGACGTCACACTCGTTAA
- the sulA gene encoding SOS-induced cell division inhibitor SulA, translated as MHSHNVLTHVATVPGSTAQPSAGNNIKGLISEVIYSEDQPWITQLVLLPLLQQLGQQSRWQLWLTPQQKLSRQWVQSAGLPLAKVMQVSQLDPLFTVDAMVKALQTGNYSVVIGWLPEELTDEEHLQLSSAAEMGNALGFIMRPMRTSETGRRPRSGLKIHSSLYH; from the coding sequence ATGCATTCACATAACGTTCTAACTCACGTTGCCACTGTTCCAGGTTCTACGGCTCAGCCATCAGCAGGTAACAACATAAAAGGGTTGATCAGTGAAGTGATCTACAGCGAAGATCAGCCATGGATTACGCAGTTGGTGTTATTGCCATTACTTCAGCAGCTTGGTCAGCAATCACGCTGGCAGTTGTGGTTAACGCCGCAGCAGAAATTGAGTCGTCAGTGGGTGCAATCGGCGGGGCTTCCATTAGCGAAAGTGATGCAAGTGAGTCAACTCGATCCACTTTTTACCGTTGATGCTATGGTAAAAGCGTTGCAGACAGGAAATTACAGTGTTGTTATCGGTTGGTTACCAGAAGAATTGACTGATGAAGAACATTTGCAGCTATCCTCTGCCGCAGAAATGGGTAATGCTCTTGGCTTCATTATGCGTCCAATGCGCACCTCGGAAACAGGTCGTCGACCACGAAGTGGGCTAAAAATTCATTCTAGTTTGTATCATTAA